A portion of the Microlunatus phosphovorus NM-1 genome contains these proteins:
- a CDS encoding helix-turn-helix transcriptional regulator: MVDTDQPGLLERSGARSELAAATDVLDRGGGRLVLVHGEAGIGKTSLIRAYCAGLDSDRRVLLGRCDDLAAAPPLGAVRELVDGLATRGDRVELGDHPGRALYDALRSEPTICVIDDVHWADQATLDVLTYLARRVSEMRLLLLLTFRDDELPADHPLHRTLAAAPPSHCRRIGLAPLSLAAVRRLAAPGVDAEAVHRVTGGNPFFVTEALTAGTSRVPASVRESVLGRFARLPSGARATAELVSVVPGRAEQWLVEACLEGAADVAAGERYGLLVVTREGISFRHELARRAIEESLSGQQRTEHNRAVLRELVAADAPDARLAHHAWRAGDAAAVIRHGLAAATSAAASNSHREAADLLGQVLAHATMLAPRVLADVLEDYSTESYRAGRQEPAVRARERALAIRRELGDPRRVGHTLGWLARVRWVYGDRAGAEAAADEAVAVLVAAIGDDPPCRELAMALSIQSQLAMLAQRDDEAIRQGERAAVIAQAVGDVETLTHAQVNIASAVAQRDLDAGLEQLKQTARYAAALGHDDTACRALTNATWRCMTNHRIPDAMELVEQAMALAREREMSIYIDYLQVTRALLALARGELALAATLVEQAPNANRAPSLFVRAAIAVRCDVDDPVALLAEGWRVAQATDELQRLRPMASLRAEWAWLHGDGAAMDEATRDTYRLALRRGTPWEFSELAEWRWRAGVLDAVPDRLAEPYALAVAGRAREAGAVWAMLGEPYQQALALLGSDDAGDVTDAIELLDRIGAVGVLPFARARLRELGVASVPRGRARSTRVNPAGLTDRQLEVLRLLERGMSNSDIARRLVLSPKTVEHHLGAVFGKLGVTSRADAAAVARRLGIDTGRPKPGWRRAILGGALPIPVRSVGS; this comes from the coding sequence ATGGTCGATACGGATCAGCCGGGTCTGCTGGAACGCTCCGGCGCGAGATCCGAACTCGCCGCGGCCACGGACGTCTTGGACCGTGGCGGTGGCCGGCTGGTGCTCGTGCACGGGGAGGCCGGGATCGGAAAGACCAGCCTGATCCGCGCTTACTGCGCCGGATTGGACTCGGACCGCCGGGTGCTGCTCGGCCGTTGCGACGACCTCGCCGCCGCACCCCCGCTGGGTGCGGTCCGCGAACTCGTCGACGGCCTGGCCACGCGCGGTGATCGTGTCGAGCTGGGCGATCATCCCGGCCGAGCCCTGTACGACGCCTTGCGGAGCGAACCGACCATCTGTGTCATCGACGACGTCCACTGGGCCGACCAGGCGACACTGGACGTGCTGACCTATCTCGCACGGCGGGTGTCGGAAATGCGGTTGCTGCTGCTGTTGACGTTCCGCGACGACGAGTTGCCCGCCGATCACCCGCTGCACCGCACCTTGGCCGCCGCGCCACCTTCGCACTGCCGGCGGATCGGCCTGGCGCCGCTCAGCTTGGCCGCGGTACGTCGACTTGCGGCACCCGGAGTCGACGCGGAAGCGGTGCACCGCGTCACCGGAGGCAACCCGTTCTTCGTCACCGAGGCGCTGACGGCGGGGACCAGCCGGGTGCCGGCCAGCGTCCGGGAATCGGTGCTCGGTCGGTTCGCTCGGCTTCCCTCCGGCGCCCGAGCCACAGCCGAGTTGGTGAGCGTCGTGCCCGGCCGGGCGGAGCAGTGGCTGGTCGAGGCATGCCTCGAAGGGGCCGCCGATGTCGCGGCGGGTGAGAGGTACGGACTGCTGGTCGTCACGCGCGAGGGCATCAGCTTCCGGCACGAGCTCGCCCGGCGAGCCATCGAGGAGTCGCTGTCCGGGCAGCAACGCACCGAGCACAACCGTGCGGTGCTGCGCGAGCTGGTTGCTGCCGATGCGCCCGATGCCCGACTTGCCCACCATGCCTGGCGGGCCGGCGACGCGGCCGCGGTGATCCGGCACGGTCTCGCCGCCGCGACGAGCGCCGCCGCGTCGAACTCCCACCGGGAAGCGGCCGACCTGCTGGGTCAGGTGCTGGCGCACGCGACGATGCTGGCTCCGCGCGTATTGGCCGATGTGCTCGAGGACTATTCGACCGAGTCGTATCGGGCCGGGAGGCAGGAGCCTGCGGTGCGTGCTCGCGAACGTGCGCTGGCCATTCGGCGTGAGCTGGGCGATCCGCGCCGGGTCGGCCACACGCTGGGCTGGCTCGCGCGGGTGCGGTGGGTCTATGGCGACCGAGCCGGTGCCGAGGCTGCGGCGGATGAGGCCGTCGCGGTGCTCGTAGCTGCGATCGGAGACGATCCCCCGTGCCGTGAGCTCGCCATGGCGCTCAGCATTCAGTCCCAGCTCGCGATGCTCGCCCAGCGCGACGACGAGGCCATCCGACAGGGCGAGCGTGCAGCGGTGATCGCGCAGGCGGTCGGCGACGTCGAGACCCTCACCCACGCCCAGGTCAACATCGCCAGCGCAGTGGCTCAGCGCGATCTCGACGCGGGGTTGGAGCAGTTGAAGCAGACGGCCCGATATGCGGCTGCGCTCGGCCACGACGACACGGCATGTCGCGCGCTCACCAACGCCACCTGGCGCTGCATGACCAACCACCGGATCCCCGACGCGATGGAGTTGGTCGAGCAGGCGATGGCGTTGGCCCGGGAGCGAGAGATGTCGATCTACATCGACTATCTCCAGGTCACCCGCGCCCTGCTGGCGCTGGCGCGCGGCGAGCTGGCGTTGGCGGCGACGTTGGTGGAACAGGCGCCCAACGCCAATCGTGCACCGTCATTGTTCGTGCGCGCGGCCATCGCCGTACGGTGTGATGTCGACGATCCGGTCGCGCTGCTGGCCGAGGGCTGGCGTGTCGCCCAGGCGACGGACGAGCTGCAGCGGCTGCGGCCGATGGCGAGCCTCCGCGCCGAGTGGGCATGGCTGCACGGCGACGGGGCAGCGATGGACGAGGCGACTCGCGACACGTACCGGCTGGCGCTGCGACGCGGCACGCCGTGGGAGTTCAGTGAGCTGGCTGAGTGGCGCTGGCGCGCCGGGGTGCTCGACGCCGTGCCGGATCGGCTGGCCGAGCCGTACGCGCTCGCGGTAGCGGGTCGGGCACGCGAGGCCGGCGCAGTCTGGGCGATGCTCGGCGAGCCGTACCAGCAGGCGCTCGCGTTGCTCGGCTCGGACGATGCCGGCGATGTCACCGACGCCATCGAGCTGCTGGACCGGATCGGTGCCGTGGGGGTGCTTCCGTTCGCACGGGCGCGGCTGCGCGAGCTCGGTGTGGCGAGTGTCCCGCGAGGACGGGCGCGCAGCACCCGCGTCAATCCGGCGGGCTTGACCGACCGGCAGCTCGAGGTGCTCCGGCTGCTGGAGCGGGGCATGTCCAACTCCGACATCGCTCGGCGCCTTGTACTCTCGCCGAAGACCGTCGAGCACCATCTCGGCGCGGTGTTCGGCAAGCTGGGCGTCACCTCGCGCGCGGACGCTGCCGCCGTCGCCCGCCGGCTCGGAATCGACACGGGCCGGCCAAAACCTGGGTGGCGCCGGGCCATCTTGGGGGGTGCCCTCCCGATACCGGTGAGGTCGGTCGGTTCCTAG
- a CDS encoding YceI family protein, whose product MPPSKKKRILIAVLSGVVVVILAAIIGPIIYARTQSAAPPPLSVTSSPTASPTGSADASGSPSAADTPSASAASDDDGTWEVSDGSEAGYRVDEVLNGQDVTVVGRTDKVSGTIEIAGNELTAAEIEVDVASVATDTDRRDTYFRSNAMQTDEHPTATFTLTKPVELPEIGAKAVKVKATGNLELAGASRPVTATIEVVRAGDSVRASGSIDVTFADWGIQAPNLGFVKVEDSGQVEFLVELEQQ is encoded by the coding sequence GTGCCCCCGTCCAAGAAGAAGCGCATCCTGATCGCTGTCCTGTCCGGCGTCGTCGTCGTGATCCTGGCCGCGATCATCGGCCCGATCATCTATGCGCGGACCCAATCCGCGGCGCCGCCGCCGCTCTCGGTGACCAGTTCACCGACGGCCTCACCAACCGGCAGTGCCGATGCCTCAGGATCGCCGAGTGCGGCCGACACTCCGAGCGCGAGCGCGGCCAGTGACGACGACGGAACCTGGGAGGTCTCCGACGGGTCGGAGGCCGGCTACCGGGTGGATGAGGTGCTCAACGGACAAGACGTCACGGTGGTCGGCCGGACCGACAAGGTGAGCGGCACGATCGAGATCGCCGGCAACGAGCTCACCGCTGCTGAGATCGAGGTGGATGTCGCCTCGGTAGCCACCGACACGGACCGACGAGACACCTACTTCCGTTCGAACGCGATGCAAACCGACGAGCACCCCACGGCGACCTTCACGCTGACCAAGCCTGTCGAGCTGCCCGAGATCGGTGCCAAAGCGGTCAAGGTCAAGGCCACCGGGAACCTGGAACTGGCCGGTGCGTCCCGTCCCGTGACCGCCACCATCGAGGTCGTGCGGGCCGGCGACTCGGTCCGGGCCTCCGGTTCGATCGACGTCACCTTCGCCGACTGGGGCATCCAGGCGCCGAACCTCGGGTTCGTCAAGGTCGAGGACTCCGGCCAGGTCGAGTTCCTGGTCGAGCTGGAACAGCAGTAG
- a CDS encoding glycoside hydrolase domain-containing protein → MFEYVDPFVGSGASDLPSPHGLAATWWSPKPQIGNTHPSATYPFGMVSAGAYSGAYPTGYGLYELNTEGVPPRMYEELIASGFTHFHQSGTGAIRKYYNYFRVTPMLEPLDALGSTWQLLDEVAEPGYYAATLSSGIRCEVTVGPRSAVHRYTFPEHHDARIVIDLSLGGLQIPYGATVPLRALLETVGPGAAQAEVVLEGAPLAVRMECDSPGFHQLLWYDRRLVPGGTRLDFDRIRPTTLRPFGLMWRGPTQAGQVVELRFGFSLRGVGQATENLRTDCGTGAYRFDARRSDTAAVWREHLDTVAVDTGSDSRRRVFSTALYHSLIKPCFASGESPFWPSDGPFVFDICTMWDIYRTQLPLITALFPERAVELANALLSICEEEGNLPIGYRMAKGADRFSRQGSALAHTFLADLCQLGMPGIDWEWALCHLDADLRRSYGEEYLLHGITHPVTHTLDLSVGYRSTAVVARHLGDNRHAEQLEALATRWVNAYDPATGLLVDSTFYEGGRWNYSFRLLPDMATRIGLAGGDERFVSLLDAFFGYGADPVKPPGERPGLEELAAGSALNRFEGLNNEPDLEAPWAYHYAGRPDRTAEVVHAAVNNQFGLGRGGLPGNDDSGGLSSWYVWASLGLFPIAGQSRYLLNAPSFSEARLTIGGRDLEIETIGFVEPEPEGPASYVQSASFNGQPLARSWLSAQELHAGGRLVVTLGPEPSGWGHDHRPDALRSNTRQASPEMLSSTAL, encoded by the coding sequence ATGTTCGAGTACGTGGATCCGTTCGTCGGCTCCGGCGCGTCCGATCTGCCTTCTCCGCACGGGCTGGCCGCAACCTGGTGGTCGCCGAAACCCCAGATCGGCAACACCCACCCGAGCGCGACGTACCCCTTCGGGATGGTGTCGGCCGGTGCCTACTCGGGGGCCTATCCGACTGGCTACGGCCTGTACGAGCTGAACACCGAAGGCGTGCCACCGCGCATGTACGAGGAGCTGATCGCCTCCGGGTTCACCCACTTTCACCAATCAGGCACCGGGGCGATCCGCAAGTACTACAACTACTTCCGCGTGACGCCGATGCTGGAGCCGCTCGACGCCCTGGGCAGCACCTGGCAACTGCTCGACGAGGTCGCCGAGCCCGGCTACTACGCGGCCACGCTGTCCTCGGGGATCCGCTGCGAGGTGACCGTCGGCCCACGCAGCGCGGTGCACCGCTACACCTTTCCCGAGCATCACGACGCCCGGATCGTCATCGACCTGTCCCTCGGTGGCCTGCAGATCCCGTACGGCGCCACAGTCCCGCTGCGGGCATTGCTCGAGACGGTCGGACCGGGGGCGGCTCAGGCCGAGGTGGTGCTCGAGGGCGCACCCCTCGCGGTCCGGATGGAATGCGACAGCCCGGGCTTCCACCAACTGCTCTGGTACGACCGGCGGCTGGTCCCGGGCGGCACCCGGCTCGACTTCGACCGCATCCGACCCACCACATTGCGTCCGTTCGGCCTGATGTGGCGTGGTCCGACCCAAGCCGGCCAGGTCGTGGAGCTACGGTTCGGTTTCTCCCTCCGTGGTGTCGGGCAGGCGACCGAGAATCTCCGCACCGACTGCGGCACCGGGGCGTACCGCTTCGACGCCCGCCGGTCCGACACCGCCGCCGTCTGGCGAGAACATCTCGACACGGTCGCCGTCGACACCGGCTCCGACAGTCGGCGGAGAGTTTTCTCGACCGCGCTCTACCACTCGCTGATCAAGCCCTGCTTTGCCTCCGGCGAGAGCCCGTTCTGGCCGTCGGACGGGCCCTTCGTGTTCGACATCTGCACGATGTGGGACATCTACCGGACTCAGCTACCGCTGATCACCGCGCTCTTCCCGGAGCGCGCCGTCGAACTGGCCAACGCCTTGCTCAGCATCTGCGAGGAGGAGGGCAATCTCCCGATCGGCTATCGGATGGCCAAAGGGGCAGATCGGTTCTCTCGCCAGGGCAGCGCGCTCGCGCACACGTTCCTCGCCGATCTCTGTCAGCTGGGGATGCCTGGCATCGACTGGGAGTGGGCCCTCTGCCACCTCGATGCCGACCTCCGCCGGTCGTACGGCGAGGAGTACCTGCTGCACGGGATCACGCACCCGGTGACCCACACCTTGGATCTCTCCGTCGGCTATCGCAGCACCGCGGTGGTCGCCCGCCACCTCGGCGACAACCGGCATGCCGAACAGCTCGAAGCTCTGGCGACTCGCTGGGTGAATGCGTACGACCCGGCGACCGGACTCTTGGTCGACTCGACCTTCTACGAGGGCGGTCGCTGGAACTACTCCTTCCGTCTGCTGCCCGACATGGCGACCCGGATCGGGCTGGCCGGCGGGGATGAGCGCTTCGTGTCCTTGCTGGACGCGTTCTTCGGGTACGGCGCCGATCCGGTCAAGCCGCCCGGTGAGCGGCCCGGACTCGAGGAGCTGGCCGCAGGCTCGGCCCTCAACCGGTTCGAGGGACTCAACAACGAGCCGGACCTGGAAGCACCGTGGGCCTATCACTACGCCGGTCGGCCGGACCGGACCGCAGAAGTCGTGCACGCCGCAGTCAACAACCAGTTCGGTCTGGGTCGCGGCGGGCTTCCCGGCAACGACGACTCCGGCGGCCTCAGTTCCTGGTATGTGTGGGCCAGCCTCGGCCTGTTCCCGATCGCCGGCCAGAGCCGCTATCTGCTCAACGCCCCCTCCTTCTCCGAGGCACGGCTGACGATCGGCGGCCGAGATCTGGAGATCGAGACGATCGGCTTCGTCGAGCCCGAACCGGAGGGTCCGGCCTCCTACGTCCAGTCGGCGAGCTTTAACGGCCAGCCGCTGGCCCGGTCCTGGCTGTCCGCCCAAGAGCTGCACGCCGGTGGCCGGCTGGTCGTCACCCTCGGCCCCGAGCCCAGCGGCTGGGGTCACGACCACCGACCCGACGCCCTTCGATCCAACACCCGTCAAGCCAGCCCCGAGATGTTGTCCAGCACCGCCCTCTGA
- a CDS encoding glycosyltransferase family 4 protein, whose amino-acid sequence MKHQTPRRLVIVVRADPVICGHSGEARNLAEAALARGFTEVRIISWPIPKLIESGLPLKPLDGIAPYSDGIIVERPEPVGDYKVPDGRYLAGLTGRLVELFTDGVPTLAMSLYLSPHTVAVTDAVRAAEATGLPVNVTTIAEAVGSDITNVVRSCVEENRFGAAAHVLSSYLSSDVPVAVSEYTRQLIIESAAAIDARHGTRFAMQCAERVDISYPAIDTTEFLDPDPIEVEATLARRGLRTGEYVLFLSRLARAKGVDDLIDGFAASQQCAGLRLVIAGNGPEARLLQEYAADSPAADRISFLDDVTDAERSPLMAGCAAFVLPTKPRPEFTETFGIALVEKMLSGGGPVITTETGGVGEAVGDTALIVPTDAPDAIAAALDTAMLMSEGERQELARRARDYAMQFDRAFVLDRLLCRVEQPRLAEITAA is encoded by the coding sequence ATGAAGCACCAGACCCCCCGTCGACTCGTCATCGTCGTCCGCGCCGACCCGGTGATCTGTGGTCACTCCGGTGAGGCACGCAACCTGGCGGAGGCCGCCCTGGCCCGCGGCTTCACCGAGGTGCGCATCATCAGCTGGCCGATCCCCAAGCTGATCGAGTCGGGCCTGCCGCTGAAGCCGTTGGACGGCATCGCGCCCTACAGCGACGGCATCATCGTCGAGCGGCCCGAGCCGGTCGGTGACTACAAGGTGCCCGACGGACGCTATCTCGCCGGCCTGACCGGACGTCTGGTCGAGCTCTTCACCGACGGCGTACCAACGCTGGCGATGTCGCTCTATCTCAGCCCGCACACGGTGGCAGTCACCGATGCCGTCCGCGCAGCCGAGGCGACCGGGCTGCCGGTGAACGTCACGACCATCGCCGAGGCCGTCGGTTCCGACATCACCAACGTGGTGCGCTCCTGCGTCGAGGAGAACCGCTTCGGCGCGGCCGCGCATGTGCTGTCGTCATACCTGAGCTCAGACGTACCGGTGGCCGTGTCGGAGTACACCCGGCAGTTGATCATCGAGTCGGCCGCCGCCATCGACGCCCGGCACGGCACCCGCTTCGCCATGCAGTGCGCCGAGCGGGTCGACATCTCCTATCCGGCGATCGACACCACCGAGTTCCTCGATCCCGACCCGATCGAGGTGGAGGCGACGCTCGCCCGGCGCGGACTGCGGACCGGCGAGTATGTGCTGTTCTTGTCCCGATTGGCGCGCGCCAAGGGAGTGGACGATCTGATCGACGGTTTCGCGGCCAGCCAGCAGTGCGCGGGCCTCCGACTGGTGATCGCCGGCAACGGTCCCGAGGCTCGCCTGCTGCAGGAGTACGCCGCTGATTCCCCAGCGGCAGACCGGATCAGCTTCCTCGACGATGTGACTGACGCCGAGCGGTCGCCGCTGATGGCCGGCTGCGCGGCGTTTGTGCTGCCGACCAAGCCGCGACCGGAGTTCACCGAGACCTTCGGCATCGCCCTGGTGGAGAAGATGCTGTCCGGCGGCGGACCCGTCATCACCACCGAGACCGGCGGCGTCGGCGAGGCGGTCGGCGACACGGCCCTGATCGTGCCGACCGACGCTCCCGACGCGATCGCGGCCGCCCTGGACACCGCGATGCTGATGTCTGAGGGCGAGCGCCAGGAACTGGCTCGGCGGGCACGTGACTACGCGATGCAGTTCGACCGGGCATTCGTCCTGGACCGACTGCTCTGTCGTGTGGAGCAGCCGAGGCTGGCAGAGATCACCGCTGCCTGA
- a CDS encoding DUF6703 family protein, which yields MAEPSSTRRQIEQASRPALVRLSSMPKPLLPLATVLLVALGLFAPLPIALPALALVLLFFLWIAYLSWPVVSTSGKVLRGVMVGLVIAMAATRF from the coding sequence ATGGCCGAACCCAGCAGCACTCGCCGGCAGATCGAGCAGGCGAGTCGACCCGCGCTCGTGCGGCTCAGCAGCATGCCCAAGCCCCTGCTGCCGTTGGCCACCGTGCTGCTGGTCGCTCTCGGTCTGTTCGCACCATTGCCGATCGCGTTGCCGGCGCTGGCACTCGTGCTCCTCTTCTTCCTCTGGATCGCCTATCTGTCCTGGCCCGTGGTGAGCACCAGCGGCAAGGTGTTGCGCGGTGTGATGGTCGGCCTGGTGATCGCGATGGCGGCCACCAGGTTCTGA
- a CDS encoding metal ABC transporter substrate-binding protein yields the protein MLNIPRALGAAALGCTLLLAAACGSTAEEPKSAEPGQLKVVTAFYPLQFVAERVAGQHATVESLTAPGAEPHDVELTPMQVASVSDASAVVYIKGFQPAVDEAVAQSGNQQVLDTTSVVPLQTQAEEHDHEHADDSPADEHAEEEGDEHGDEEHEHGGLDPHVWLNPVNMVKITDAVVAQLSGIDPDHASDYAANGKTLVGELNTLDTSYAEGLKTCDRREFITSHAAFGYLAEQYKLTQIGISGLSPDAEPSPARIAAVQQEAKEHGITTIFYETLVSPAVAKSIAGDLGLKTDVLDPIEAITPESAGDNYIAVMQSNLTALEKANGCH from the coding sequence ATGTTGAACATCCCGCGCGCGCTCGGCGCTGCTGCCCTCGGTTGCACTCTCCTCCTTGCAGCGGCTTGCGGCAGCACTGCTGAGGAGCCGAAATCGGCCGAGCCTGGTCAGCTGAAGGTCGTCACGGCGTTTTATCCCCTGCAGTTCGTCGCCGAGCGCGTCGCGGGTCAACATGCCACCGTCGAGAGCCTCACCGCACCCGGTGCCGAGCCGCACGACGTCGAGCTGACTCCCATGCAGGTCGCCTCCGTCTCCGATGCCAGCGCGGTCGTCTACATCAAGGGCTTCCAGCCAGCCGTGGACGAGGCGGTGGCGCAGAGCGGCAACCAGCAGGTGCTCGACACCACCTCCGTCGTGCCGCTCCAGACGCAGGCCGAGGAGCATGACCACGAGCACGCCGACGACTCCCCCGCTGACGAGCACGCCGAGGAAGAGGGCGACGAGCACGGCGACGAAGAGCACGAGCACGGTGGTCTCGATCCGCATGTCTGGCTCAACCCGGTGAACATGGTCAAGATCACCGACGCCGTCGTCGCCCAGCTGTCCGGGATCGACCCGGATCATGCCTCCGACTACGCGGCGAACGGCAAGACTCTGGTCGGTGAGCTCAACACGCTGGACACCTCGTACGCGGAAGGGCTCAAGACCTGCGACCGCCGCGAGTTCATCACCAGCCATGCCGCGTTCGGCTACCTCGCCGAGCAGTACAAGCTGACCCAGATCGGCATCAGCGGTCTGTCGCCGGACGCCGAACCGTCGCCGGCTCGGATCGCTGCAGTGCAGCAGGAGGCGAAAGAGCACGGGATCACCACCATCTTCTACGAGACCCTGGTCTCCCCTGCCGTCGCCAAGTCGATCGCGGGTGACCTCGGACTGAAGACCGACGTTCTCGATCCAATCGAGGCGATTACTCCGGAATCGGCCGGAGACAACTACATTGCCGTCATGCAAAGCAATCTGACCGCGCTGGAGAAAGCGAACGGATGCCACTGA
- a CDS encoding metal ABC transporter ATP-binding protein: MPLSSPADSKSTGSGASADPVLRVEDLSVFLGGLPVLRGISMSVRAGEAVALLGGNGSGKSTLVRAALGLLPVERGSISLFGSPLGTFRRWSRIGYVPQRSTAPASGATVAEVVSSGRLALRKPFIPRSAKDKRAVHDALELVGMGGRAKSDVRELSGGQQQRVLIARALAGEPELLVLDEPTAGVDLEHQHVLADVISARVNAGLAVVVVLHEVGPLTPLIDRGVLLREGRVIAQGPLAELQHTTGQLLAHRRTGHEHVDPEPEGWLEGTVDH; encoded by the coding sequence ATGCCACTGAGCTCCCCCGCCGACAGCAAGTCGACCGGGTCTGGCGCGAGCGCCGACCCGGTCTTGCGGGTTGAGGACCTCTCGGTCTTCCTCGGTGGGCTGCCGGTGCTGCGCGGGATCTCGATGTCGGTCCGTGCCGGCGAAGCAGTCGCGCTGCTCGGCGGCAACGGTTCCGGCAAGTCAACCCTGGTCCGAGCTGCACTGGGGCTGTTGCCGGTCGAGCGCGGCTCGATCAGCCTGTTCGGCAGCCCACTGGGCACGTTCCGTCGCTGGTCGCGCATCGGCTACGTGCCGCAGCGCTCCACCGCGCCCGCCAGCGGCGCCACCGTCGCCGAGGTCGTCTCCTCCGGTCGGCTGGCGTTGCGCAAGCCCTTCATCCCCCGTTCGGCGAAGGACAAGCGAGCCGTGCACGACGCGCTGGAGCTGGTCGGCATGGGCGGACGGGCCAAATCCGACGTACGCGAGCTGTCCGGCGGGCAGCAGCAGCGGGTGCTGATCGCCCGCGCCCTGGCCGGCGAACCGGAGCTGCTGGTCCTCGACGAGCCGACCGCCGGCGTCGACCTCGAGCATCAGCATGTGCTGGCCGACGTGATCTCGGCCCGGGTCAACGCCGGTCTGGCAGTGGTCGTGGTGTTGCACGAGGTCGGCCCGTTGACTCCGCTGATCGATCGTGGCGTGCTGTTGCGGGAGGGCCGAGTGATCGCCCAGGGCCCGTTGGCTGAGCTCCAGCACACGACCGGTCAGCTGCTGGCCCACCGCCGGACCGGCCACGAGCACGTCGACCCGGAGCCCGAGGGCTGGCTCGAAGGGACGGTTGACCACTGA
- a CDS encoding metal ABC transporter permease: protein MEILAYPFMQRALLAALLTGIIAPAIGIYIVQRRLSLLGDGLGHVAIAGVGLALMTGQAPIPWAVAVCVAGAVVVEILRQQGKATGDVGLAILFYGGLAAGVLMSGIAGQGAAALSQYLFGSLTTVTAADLAVIGVLAVLVLVPTLGLAPQVFAVSTDEEFARTQGLRVRLYNILIVVLAAVTVTLAMRTVGLLLVSALMVVPVAAAQNLVRGFYAALITAMVVGVSVTVGGAMGSFYLDTPPGALIVVLAIVVFVLSWPYSALISKRRRVAPVLPELVDDETLLPHVAVPEAHPHKHGPDCEHPAIRHGDHTDYVHEGHRHAQHGDHYDEH, encoded by the coding sequence ATGGAGATCCTGGCCTATCCGTTCATGCAGCGCGCGTTGCTCGCGGCGCTCCTCACCGGGATCATCGCGCCGGCCATCGGCATCTATATCGTGCAGCGCCGGCTCAGTCTGCTGGGCGACGGACTCGGTCACGTGGCGATCGCCGGCGTGGGGCTGGCCCTGATGACCGGCCAGGCACCGATCCCGTGGGCCGTCGCGGTCTGTGTCGCGGGTGCGGTGGTCGTGGAGATCCTCCGACAGCAGGGCAAGGCGACCGGCGATGTCGGTCTGGCCATCCTGTTCTACGGCGGGCTGGCCGCCGGCGTGCTCATGTCCGGCATCGCCGGACAAGGCGCCGCCGCGCTCTCGCAGTATCTGTTCGGATCGCTGACCACGGTCACCGCCGCCGATCTGGCCGTGATCGGCGTGCTGGCCGTCCTCGTCTTGGTCCCGACTCTCGGACTCGCGCCCCAGGTGTTCGCCGTCAGCACCGACGAGGAGTTCGCCCGCACCCAAGGCTTGCGCGTCCGGCTCTACAACATCCTCATCGTGGTCCTCGCCGCCGTCACGGTGACTCTCGCGATGCGTACGGTCGGTCTGCTGCTGGTGAGCGCACTGATGGTGGTTCCGGTGGCTGCCGCGCAGAATCTGGTCCGCGGCTTCTATGCAGCGTTGATCACGGCGATGGTGGTCGGGGTCAGCGTCACCGTCGGCGGCGCGATGGGCTCGTTCTATCTGGACACGCCGCCCGGCGCGCTGATCGTGGTCCTCGCCATCGTGGTGTTCGTCCTCAGCTGGCCGTACTCGGCACTGATCTCAAAGCGACGTAGAGTGGCACCCGTGCTACCGGAGCTGGTTGACGACGAGACCCTGCTGCCACACGTTGCGGTGCCCGAGGCCCATCCCCACAAACACGGCCCCGACTGCGAGCATCCGGCGATCCGGCACGGTGACCACACCGACTACGTGCACGAGGGCCATCGACACGCCCAGCACGGCGACCACTACGACGAGCACTGA
- a CDS encoding Fur family transcriptional regulator produces the protein MVTQHAATPQRRTRQRAAVQEVLGELHEFRTAQQIHDELRKRGDSIGLTTVYRTLQSLAEAGELDALRTAEGETAYRRCSDGHHHHLVCRTCGRTVEVSGPAVERWANAVATEHGFRDVSHDLEIFGTCSNC, from the coding sequence ATGGTCACTCAACACGCAGCGACCCCACAGCGCCGTACCCGTCAGCGGGCGGCCGTCCAGGAAGTGCTGGGCGAGCTGCACGAGTTCCGCACCGCCCAGCAGATCCACGACGAGCTACGCAAGCGTGGCGACAGCATCGGCCTGACCACCGTCTATCGGACGCTGCAGTCACTGGCCGAGGCCGGCGAACTGGATGCGCTGCGCACGGCCGAGGGCGAGACTGCCTATCGTCGTTGCTCCGACGGTCATCACCATCACCTGGTGTGCCGCACCTGCGGCCGTACGGTCGAGGTGTCCGGTCCGGCCGTGGAGCGTTGGGCGAACGCCGTCGCCACCGAGCACGGATTCCGCGACGTCAGCCACGACCTGGAGATCTTCGGCACCTGCAGCAACTGCTGA